One genomic region from Blattabacterium cuenoti encodes:
- a CDS encoding ribonuclease Z, protein MKKPSLTILGCHSSIPTNQFHPTAQILEMKGFSFLIDCGEGTQLQLRKAKIKFNRIIHIFISHLHGDHFFGLIGLLSTFHLLGREKSVSIYAPKGLKEIIDVHFKWSYTRLKYCIDHIELSSKKLEKIMENEKIEVFSIPLKHRIYANGFLFKEKPSNRKLNMEEINKIPDIKIVDYKNLKLGKDFKTNDGRIIPNEKLTFDPPKRLSYAFCSDTSFYLPIIEHIKYVDLLYHESTFLKTEENRAINTGHSTANQAAYIAKKAKVKKLLLGHYSNRFPNIKAFEKEAKEIFFNVEASEPLKTYHL, encoded by the coding sequence ATGAAAAAGCCTTCATTAACTATTTTGGGGTGCCACTCTTCCATACCAACAAATCAATTTCATCCCACCGCTCAAATATTGGAAATGAAAGGTTTTTCCTTTCTTATTGATTGTGGTGAAGGAACACAACTTCAATTAAGAAAAGCAAAAATAAAGTTTAACAGAATAATACATATATTTATATCTCATTTACATGGAGACCACTTTTTTGGATTAATTGGATTGTTATCTACATTTCATTTATTAGGAAGAGAAAAATCTGTCAGCATTTATGCTCCAAAAGGATTAAAAGAAATTATAGATGTTCATTTTAAATGGTCTTACACTAGACTAAAATACTGTATAGATCACATAGAATTATCATCTAAAAAATTAGAAAAAATTATGGAGAATGAAAAAATAGAAGTTTTTTCTATTCCATTAAAACACAGAATTTATGCTAATGGATTTCTCTTTAAAGAAAAACCTAGTAATAGAAAATTAAACATGGAAGAAATTAATAAAATTCCGGATATCAAAATCGTAGATTACAAAAATCTAAAACTAGGAAAAGATTTTAAAACAAATGATGGAAGAATAATCCCAAATGAAAAATTAACGTTTGATCCTCCCAAAAGATTGTCTTACGCTTTTTGTTCAGATACTTCTTTTTATCTTCCTATAATTGAACACATAAAATATGTAGATTTATTATACCACGAATCTACTTTTTTAAAAACAGAAGAAAATAGAGCTATCAATACAGGACATTCCACAGCTAATCAGGCTGCTTATATAGCGAAAAAAGCTAAAGTCAAAAAATTGTTATTAGGACACTATTCAAATCGATTTCCTAATATAAAAGCATTTGAAAAAGAAGCAAAAGAAATTTTCTTTAATGTAGAAGCATCAGAACCCTTAAAAACGTATCATTTATAA
- the rdgB gene encoding RdgB/HAM1 family non-canonical purine NTP pyrophosphatase yields the protein MKKIFFVTNNIFKEQEIRNFFLSNQSQKFNLLSLKDIDFRDSIPELGNSFEENALLKAEFFFEKTNFPCFSEDSGLKVEYLNGEPGIYSSRYSKTRKNMDNMKKLLSNMIKDSSRKAEFFCVFCLKINEKEIYFFKGKLSGTISKKIIKTQGFGYDPIFIPNDHKHTLSEMNIDQKNQISHRIKAFKKLIQFINNRNF from the coding sequence ATGAAAAAAATTTTTTTTGTCACGAACAACATTTTTAAAGAACAAGAAATCAGAAATTTTTTTCTATCTAATCAATCTCAAAAATTTAATCTTTTATCTTTGAAAGATATTGATTTTCGGGATTCAATTCCTGAATTGGGAAATTCTTTTGAAGAAAATGCTTTATTAAAAGCAGAATTTTTTTTTGAAAAAACAAACTTTCCCTGTTTTTCTGAAGATTCTGGATTGAAAGTAGAATATTTAAATGGAGAACCTGGTATTTACTCATCAAGATATTCTAAAACAAGAAAAAACATGGACAATATGAAAAAATTATTATCAAATATGATAAAAGACTCTTCCAGAAAAGCAGAGTTTTTTTGTGTTTTTTGTTTAAAAATCAATGAAAAAGAAATTTATTTTTTTAAAGGAAAATTATCTGGAACAATTTCAAAAAAAATTATTAAAACCCAAGGTTTTGGGTATGATCCTATATTCATTCCAAATGATCACAAACATACTTTATCTGAAATGAATATTGATCAGAAAAATCAAATCAGTCATAGAATCAAAGCTTTTAAGAAATTAATTCAATTTATAAATAATAGAAATTTTTAA